In one window of Cyanobacterium stanieri LEGE 03274 DNA:
- the tmk gene encoding dTMP kinase, with product MSKGLFIVFEGVDGAGSSTQAQLLQNYFTQINQKSIISPEPSDGPIGKLLREFLGGRNDFNNQDLYDQQMAYLFAADRHYHLYNNFNGVYSLRSKNIHVISTRYYFSSLAYNGKNEKDYDFICLLNQKFPPPDLVIYLDIPVDLALERMCDRPLKEIYETKEKLIKVRERFQEIFANYPHKMLKIDARENPQKIHGEIINYLEKWNLSN from the coding sequence ATGTCCAAGGGATTATTTATTGTATTTGAAGGAGTTGACGGGGCGGGAAGCTCAACCCAGGCGCAACTTTTACAAAATTATTTTACTCAGATAAATCAAAAATCTATTATTAGTCCAGAGCCTTCCGATGGCCCGATTGGTAAGTTATTAAGGGAGTTTTTAGGGGGTAGAAATGATTTTAATAATCAAGACTTATATGATCAGCAAATGGCTTATTTATTTGCGGCTGATCGCCATTACCATTTATATAATAACTTTAATGGAGTTTATAGTTTAAGGTCAAAAAATATTCATGTAATTAGTACCAGATATTATTTTTCATCCCTTGCTTATAATGGTAAAAATGAAAAAGATTACGATTTTATTTGTCTTTTAAATCAAAAATTTCCGCCCCCTGATTTAGTAATTTATCTCGATATTCCTGTGGATTTAGCTTTAGAAAGAATGTGCGATCGCCCCTTAAAAGAAATATATGAAACCAAAGAAAAATTAATAAAAGTAAGGGAAAGATTTCAAGAAATATTTGCTAACTATCCTCACAAAATGTTAAAAATTGATGCTAGGGAAAATCCTCAAAAAATTCATGGAGAGATTATTAATTATCTGGAAAAATGGAACTTATCGAACTAA